CTGGCAATGTTGCAGCATCACATTCCACGGGTGTAAGTGAAAGTAACTCACAGTGACACCAGAAGAGTCACAGCAGCATAAAAATCTCTGTGTCTACTACCAAATATTAAACTATCCAGGCTTTCTGAAGTTCAGCACATACTGGTGAGTACAGCACATAATATTTACTGTGTGTAAACAAGCAGTATCTTAGCTGCTCTCAAGATGTTTCTGTCGTTTGATTTTGTGTTGACACTTCCTGTTCAAAGATTTCAATGAAATATGATATAAAGTGAGGATAACCTTATAGTCCAACATTCACATTGTataatttttaatgaaatacTCATGTATTTCAGTatgttcattttcacatttggtcTCATGTCTAGATATAATATGGCAGCTGCCAGCAGTCTACTATCTGAAGAGCAGTTTCTGTGTTCtatctgtctggatgtgttcactCGTCCTGTCACCATaccatgtggacacaacttctgcaTGAACTGCATCACACAAGCATGGGAAATTAGTGAAAAACACCAGTGTCCCATATGTAAAGAACTCCTTTACCGTAAACCTGAACTGCGAGTTAACACTGTCTTATCTGAGATGGCTGATAAGTTCAAAAAGTCAGTTCAAAAGAAAACCAGCAGTTTTGAGCAACAACTAGCCAAAGCAGGAGAAGTTCTCTGTGACATCTGCACTGAAACCAAACTGAAGGCTGTGAAGTCCTGCCTGGTGTGTCTGACCTCCtactgtgagactcacctggagccTCATCAGAGAATCCCAGGCCTGAAAAGACATAAACTGATTGATCCTGTGGAGAACCTGGAAGACAGAATGTGTAAGAAGCATGATCGACCTCTGGAGCTGTTCTGCAAAACagatcagatgtgtgtgtgtcagttgtGCCTTAGGACAGATCACAAGAAACATAACTTTGCTCCCCTGAAAAAAGAATATGAACAAAAGAAAGCTACACTGGAGAAGAATGCAACTGAAATTAAGCAGACGATCCAAGAGAGACGACTGAAGATTCAGCAGATCAAACAGTCAGTGAAGATCAGCAAggaagatgcagacagagagacagcagccaGTGTGCAGGTCTTCACTGCTCTGATCCAGTCTGTTGAGAGAGGTATGGCTCAGCTCATTGACATGATTgaagagaagcagaaaacaacagagaaacaggctgaaggtttcatcaaagagctggaagaggaaatctctgagctgatgaGGAGAAGCGCTGAAGTGGAGCAACTCTCACGCACTGAAGACCACCTCCAGTTCCTCCAAAGCTTCCCATCCCTGAATCCTGCTCCACccaccaaagactggacagaggtcAGAGTTCAGTCATCATATGAAGGGACTGTGAGGAGAGCTGTggctcagctggaggagacacTCAGtaaagagatggagaaactgtGTGCTGATGTTGAATTGAAGAGAGTCCAGCAGTTTGCAGTTGATGTGACTCTTGATCCTGAAACAGCACATGCAGctctcatcctgtctgatgatgggAAACAAGTCACATGTGGTGATGTGAAGAAGAATCTCCCAGACAATCCAGAAAGATTTTCTTCTAGTCCCTGTGTTTTAGCAAAGCAAAGTTTCTCTTCAGGGAGATTTTACTATGAGGTTCAGGTTAAAGGGAAGCCTAAATGGGATTTAGGAGTGGCCAGAGAATCGATCAATAGGAAGGGACATATTGCAGTGAACCCAGCCACAGGCCTTTGGGTTATATGGCTGAAGAAAGGAAATGAATACAGAGCTCTTGATGAGCctggtgtgtctctctctctgaagtctcAGCCTCAGAAGGTGGGAgtgtttgtggattatgaggagGGTCTGGTGTCCTTTTATGATGTAGATGCTGCAACTCTTATCTACTCCTTCACTGGCTGCAACTTCACTGAGAAACTTTATCCATTCTTTGGTCCCTGTCTTAATGATGGTGGTAAAAATTCCGCCCCTCTGATCATCTCTCCTGTCAGTCACGCTGATTAGACTTGCATTTGATTTGCCATTTAAAATGGCAAATTAAGATAATGGTAATACAGAATGAATAATTTCCTGGGGGCgggggggttgttttttttttttgtgattactCAACTCTAATGTTACTGCATATCCCATTACATGTCTTTAATGTATCCTATTAGCCTACTGCCGAAATATCAATTTCCATGTACTAATTACATTATTAGTTACATACATTAATATAATCAAATGTAGTCTGCAATAGTGTATCAGTACTGTCTTTACTGACATCATTTACATATGAGAGGTGttgaattttgaaatattgttaCAGAGTAGTCGGacacaaatttaaaatctgtttactgtcacatttttaaaattacattaaatgaaGAAAGCAAGTAAAAATGCTTTTGTGTCAGTTCAATTTctgaatattttaattatttgatacatacatttacacttttacacatttctagatagatagatagatagatagatagatagatagattaaaGTTGTGCATCATCAACTCCTTTTCTATAAGCAAACTGCATGGAGTCCTGGAATGGGCAGACCTGCATATTAAGGGGCTCTAATATAACCCTctcaaaatatttcataatatatGATATCCTGAAACCAGCGAGCTTGAGCATGCTCAATGGAAAAGTCATGCTCATTGAATCTAGTGAAAAACTTGTTAACCTCATCAGGAGTAAAAGTCCCCTCAAAAGGTCCCTCCCTGGTTGTAACACAGACAGCCTTACTGTTGTCTTGAAAATTCCCTTCCATTATTCCAATATTGATGGTGGTAAAAACTCTATGTCGTTGTGGACTCAAAAGTAGCACATGTACACAAGTCCTGTCAGGGGCCATTATTGCATGTCAAATTGCATGTTAAATCAACAATCTCATTCATAAAATGCTGCTAAGCTAATCTAATGTCATCTCATCACTCTGCTGTAGTTGTCTATAAATAATGTCAGCACTTCAGAAAGCCTCATTTTGAAGAATGCgctttctgtattttcttttttctctcacttaaATTCAAGTTTGCTTTATTAGCGTGAACATAATGAAATACAATACTGCCAACACAGGTTGTACAAGGTTTACACTGCAACTGTAATACTTtcagaatgagagaaaaaagacaacaagtGGTTTGTTCATTATTAAATTGTATACAATATACATACACAATACAATGtacactatactacactatacaTCAACATTACTAGACTACACTATactataatgaaaaaaaacatctttgcaaataaataatacataaaaatgtaaaaagatcaCACAAAATAATAACTATACAACAAGATGAACTATGGTTTTATAATGTCATATAATGGTTGTGGTGAGaaccaaacaagaaaacaaattaaaacaaaaagaggagtCAGATTTTGAAGGAACTGTGTGTCGTATCCTGTGCTCTGCTGGTTTTCTCTCAGGCTGTGATatgtctgacatgtttctgcTTCCGTGACAATGTCAGTTTCCCCACAGTACATATTAAACTCTCTGTTGGCCTGAGTGTGCCatgatctttttgttttttgagtttgATTTAGGTTAAGAACCTGTCTTTATGTCAGGCTGCAGTGTAGCAGGAattgttgttctgtttctctctcttgttgCTGGCAGTTAACACAGtctgttctctctgtgtttaaCAATTGGGAAACCCTGCTgccaccaaagagacatttagGATGAAATCAGCTGACATATTAGTGAgatttctttcttaaaaacactaaatagtgtggggagaagggaaagaacaatttttgtgtgtaattatgtgtgtaactgtgtgagtgtgaactGTTCTCAGCGACCAAAGATAAAACTGTGATCATGTTGAAAAGTGAAAGATGAATCAACACATTAATGTGAGTGCAGTGAGAGGCGGAGCAACACTGGAAGAATAGAGGGAGTGTTTCAGTGTCACACTGCTGAAATGAAAGTTAAAGCAACCCACTGCTTCCAAATAGTTTGAATCGGTTTCATTCCAAAGGAAATAAAACTCACTCCTTCAGGCCTTTACCAAACCTGCAGTCTCATAAACACACAGGTGAGTACAGTAGATCATATTTACTGTGTTTAAACAGAGAACTACAACAATGAGTTTCCTCAGGTTTATTGGATTGCTGGAATAGTTTCAGTGTAGTACAGTCTTTATCCAAACTGTTTGTCAATTAGCAGCACAGGGAGACGAGAAAAGtgtttcttctgttgtttgacACTCTTACAacaaaaaggcaaagaaaaggGACTGATAGTGTTGAATATCTGAAAACCTTTTTTGCGATGTTAAACTAACAGAAGAATGGGGGAATCCAACATATTTTTATCAGCAGGGCGTCAGCTGAAGCTGAAGAGTCTgatctataaatatgtatatgtaatatataaatgtaaagaacGCTTATAAAAGATGTAGTCCAGCATACAATAACAAAGACAAATAttcagaaatacacaaatattaatACATAGGCAGTGATAATGCTATAATGTTATTTCTCAGTCAGTAGCATCTCATGGCCACATGATGGCAGCATAGTTGTCTTTCAATTGAATGGGAGTTACCTGTTTGAATCCTGGTGGATCATTCGGtcagtaaagtctgttagaGTGATTTTCATTAACTTGTTGTATTCTATGTGTTTTGGTTCCCTGCCTGTCCTGGTGTCGTTTTATATCAACACCTGAtttgtgcaatctaatgcaattcAGCAGGACAAGGACAAATTCTTTTACACTTCAGGACTTCTTTatacttcttctttttttaaaaaacaataattagtGATAATACTTTTCCCCTTTTAACCTTTTCCTATTATTCCAGTTattcaacttttatttatttacagatcaTCATTAAGAAGTGTTGTCTTTTAAAGATTCGTTTTTCATAACttctggtttggtttggtttttcaGACATGTCTTCTGCCAGCAGTCTGTTATCTGAAGATCAGTTTCTAtgctccatctgtctggatgtgttcactTATCCAGTCACCATaccatgtggacacaacttctgcaaGACCTGCATCACAGAACACTGGAATGTTAATTTACAGTGTCAGTGTCCTGTGTGTAAAGATGTCTTTGACAGAAGGCCTGACCTACGAGTCAACACATTCATATCTGAGATGGCTGCTCAGTTCAGACAGTCAGCTGTGAAAAAAACCAGCAGCTGCTCAGAGCAACAATGTACCAACACAGGAGAAGTTCTCTGTGACATCTGCACTGAAACCAAACTGAAGGCTGTGAAGTCCTGCCTGGTGTGTCTGACCTCCtactgtgagactcacctggagccTCATCAGAGAATCACAGGCCTGAAAAGACATAAGCTGATTGATCCTGTGGAGAACCTAGAAGACAGAATGTGTAAGAAGCATGATCGACCTCTGGAGCTGTTCTGCAAAACagatcagatgtgtgtgtgtcagttctGCACTGAATCAGATCACAAGTCGCATGTCTTTGCTCCTGTGATAGAAGAATATGAAGGGAAGAAGGTTGAACTGGGGGAAACAGAGGCTGGAATTCAGAAGATGATCCAGGAGAGACGACTGAAGATTCAACAGATCAAACAGTCAGTGAAGATCAGCAAggaagatgcagacagagagacagcagccaGTGTGCAGGTCTTCACTGCTCTGATCCAATCTGTTGAGAGAGGTCTGGTTCAGCTCATTGACATGATTgaagagaagcagaaaacaacagagaaacaggctgaaggCTTCGTCAAAGAGCTGGAAGaggaaatctctgagctgatgaAGAGAAGTGCTGAAGTGGAGCAGCTCTCGCACACTGAAGACCACCTCCAGTTCCTCCAAAGCTTCTCATCCCTGAACCCTGCTCCACccaccaaagactggacagaggtcAGAGTTCATTCATCATATGAGGGAACTGTGAGGAGAGCTGTggctcagctggaggagacacTCAGtaaagagatggagaaactgtGTGCTGATGTTGAATTGAAGAGAGTCCAGCAGTTtgcagtggatgtgactctTGATCCTGAAACAGCACATGTAGctctcatcctgtctgatgatgggAAACAAGTCACATGTGGTTATGTGAAGAAGAATCTTCCAGACAATCCAGAAAGATTTTCCTGTTGTCGCTGTGTTTTAGGAAAGCAAAGTTTCTCTTCAGGCAGATTTTACTATGAAGTTCAAGTTAAAGGGAAGACTGCGTGGGATTTTGGAGTGGTCAGAGAGTCAATCAACAGGAAGGGACAAATCATAGGTAGCCCAAACAATGGCATCTGGGCCATATGGTTGAGGAATGGAAATGAGTACAAAGCTCTTACTGGCCCtcctgtccttctctctctgaaGTCAAAACCTCAGAAGGTGGGAgtgtttgtggattatgaggagGGTCTGGTCTCCTTTTATGATGTAGATGCTGCAACTCTTATCTACTCCTTTACTGACTGTAActtcactgagaaactctaTCTGATGTTTAGTCCCTGTAATAATAATGGTGGTAAAAATTCCGCCCCTCTGATCATCTCTCCTGTCAGTCACACTGATTAGACTTAATCTGTAATGACTCTGGTGAGTGTTGTATGGATTCAAAAGCAGCAGACATATCAATCCTGACAGGGGCCGTTGTTAGATGTcatcccttctctctctcccttcatttcctgtcacctcCACTGTACTGTCCACTATCAACAATAAAGTCACAAATGCCCACAAATACTTAAAAGGCATCAACAAACAAGCAGGCAAACCTGGAGAAATGTTGGAACATTATGTCTATCATGGCACAGTCtgaataataaaatactttttgttctttcttttttattatttgtaccatttttaaacataaatagacaaaaaagaaggaatcaaaaataaaaaaaaaacagtacagcCCAAACCACATCACAACACATATGATTTTTAGAGGAAATTGGAGTCTGTTGGTGGGATTATTGATTCTGATTTTTTGTGTACGATGGACGTTGCAAGTTTATGCATGAATGTACCCCCATAAAGAGGGATTGGAGGctttacattatcatttgtgTTCACGGGAACAACAGTCACCATCTGTGGAGTTACtttgaaaaatgtctgaaatagcTCTTACCAAAAATTATTTCAGGTTTGAGAAAGACAGTCCTATTGTCAGAAAACACTGGCATATTCTATCCAGTGGCCCCAGAGTTTGTTAACCCTCCCATACTCACTACCAAGCAAATAATCTGAGGGACAAACTTGTTAAGACAGATCTCTATGTTAGGCCTACACATTTTTTAAGATCTCTCCCCCTGGGAAAGTTTCCTTGTTGGAACTGTGTGAATTATAATGCCATGATTAAAggggaccttttttttttttttttttttttttacatccccacacagatagaaaaataaaagtcagGGGTAGAATCAAATATAGGACCATAGTCTACCTATTAAAATGtccttgtgtgttttgttatgtgGACAAGAGGAGAATTGAGAATTAGGACATTTGAACATAAGAGTAATATCAGAGATAGAGATGAGAGGTTTCCTGTTTCCAAACTCTTGCAGGCCATGGCGTTCGTAGTCTATGCTTTATGGGTATCAAGACTGTTAGGCCACTGCTGAGGGGaggtgacagagagaggaaacttCTCCAAAGAGAGGCATGTTGAATACACTACTTACAAACGAATATCCTAGGGGCTTAAATAAAGAATtgctgttgtcttgttttttgtgaatatgTGTAGTATTGATGCATATGCATTTGTATTTTCTATGGAGGTTTAGTACATGATTGGTTTGTACATGTAAATCTATCAGTCACTAATCTGACTGTTACTATCACATAATGTGATATATTGAATAGATCTATTGGTCACTCATCAGACTGTTGTAATCACAGAATGTGATATATTTcctattattcattttttatctgATTACTATTTTTCTTACTAATATTCTTCTGACTAATATTTGTCTCTTGAGGAtggttgtttgtatttatgtacatgCATATGTAGACTACTTTTTATGGAGATGCTGCACATGATGAGGTCACATacatcctgtttttattgttagtgTGTAAATCAATCAGTCATGATTTGGTTGTTGTAATCACATAATGTGACACATCTCCCCTGATGGCTTCAATTGTCTTaaattttcttattatttttcttattactTCTGGTTTTCTGATGATGTCTGTTTGGATGATTTGTATCAGCTGGTCTTAATCACCAGCAGGTTCCTGGCTGTTGTTTAAATGGTTCACAACCACAATTGTTTCAGTAACTCTGAGGAAAGCCTAGAGCTGaaacatgtacatttttttgctgctgtgcatcattaaaaatgtgataGACACTTATCTGTGAGTGCTGATGACTtcatttgttcttgtttctttacTGTGACGTTCTCTTCACTTtgcagaatgatgaatgtgcagagtttgtttccacattcatctgctgaaggaagaaagtttctctgtgttcacattAACTTTAAGATttgtacctacaagcatgatttgtgacatcacaactggttGGGAGCCAAATGTTGTCCACAATTTACATGCATGTCATTTGGAAACTGTGAAtttggacttttcagtgaagtaggagacaccttgtgtccagcagttaaacatttgagatgaaaaatatttacacattccTAAATTTGGGATTTTTCAATAAGGGAGAAAGAGGATATGCCATTTTAAAGGGTATTAACAAAGTAATAGAGCTTTTGTTTGTGGAAAAGCCATATTAGACGGGAATTATTATTGAAAGATATGTATTTTCTatgtatcttaaaacatgtctggaggggccCTTTAATCATTTTCCTTAAAATAGGAGTTGGATTTTTAAATATTGCTACAGAGCAGTGAATGAAATTTAAGATAGAAATCTACAGTGTTTACTGTTacattaaaagtatttaaagaaTTGAAAAGCTATATGTTGTGTGGGTGTcatctatttttctgtttaaatgatttaatattTGACTTATAAAAAGATTGGAAACTGATTTATTCTCAAGGTTTAAGCTCAGAAATGGACCTTGTCTATTTCACACTGATGAGCTCATAAGACATGCATGCTACCAGCTAATATAAGCCATTGTTGCTTTGAGGTGAGGACCTTTAATATGGCCATCAGAGGGTGTGATCCATCAGCTGAAGGTCCTCTGTAGAATCTGATGAGCTGATGGTAACAGAAATGTTGTGTATCACCCGAAGTTtgctgtttgagagcagctcctctgttctgtctctctgactttTGAAAAATCATGCAGTGATTCACACACTGTGATGATTATATGAACTGAAGACAGAGGTGCAGCTGTGTGCTGTCTCATGAACAGCTACACAGGAAGAAGGACACAAACAAAGAAGACTGATAGACTACAGCACtcagttatatttttatttctttctatGAGGTCACCAGAACAGTAACTCTGGATCTATAGTGTACTTTGCTCAAGAGCTTTTCAGCAGGTTGGATGTCAGTAagtgtcttttctctctctctgtctctctctcaaacaaattcaaatttgctttatCAGCACGACCATAATTAAGTGCTTTATTGCCAGTGCAAGTTGTACAAAGTTCAAAATGCAACTATAAAAGATAAGTGAtggataataaaataataaaacaaaagtctcCGGTCAGTCTCTCCCAGGGAGccattgtacacacacagaatgcAGTTACAGAATGCTGTACATACAATGCTGC
This genomic window from Thunnus maccoyii chromosome 23, fThuMac1.1, whole genome shotgun sequence contains:
- the LOC121890602 gene encoding E3 ubiquitin-protein ligase TRIM21-like, translating into MAAASSLLSEEQFLCSICLDVFTRPVTIPCGHNFCMNCITQAWEISEKHQCPICKELLYRKPELRVNTVLSEMADKFKKSVQKKTSSFEQQLAKAGEVLCDICTETKLKAVKSCLVCLTSYCETHLEPHQRIPGLKRHKLIDPVENLEDRMCKKHDRPLELFCKTDQMCVCQLCLRTDHKKHNFAPLKKEYEQKKATLEKNATEIKQTIQERRLKIQQIKQSVKISKEDADRETAASVQVFTALIQSVERGMAQLIDMIEEKQKTTEKQAEGFIKELEEEISELMRRSAEVEQLSRTEDHLQFLQSFPSLNPAPPTKDWTEVRVQSSYEGTVRRAVAQLEETLSKEMEKLCADVELKRVQQFAVDVTLDPETAHAALILSDDGKQVTCGDVKKNLPDNPERFSSSPCVLAKQSFSSGRFYYEVQVKGKPKWDLGVARESINRKGHIAVNPATGLWVIWLKKGNEYRALDEPGVSLSLKSQPQKVGVFVDYEEGLVSFYDVDAATLIYSFTGCNFTEKLYPFFGPCLNDGGKNSAPLIISPVSHAD
- the LOC121891027 gene encoding E3 ubiquitin-protein ligase TRIM21-like; protein product: MSSASSLLSEDQFLCSICLDVFTYPVTIPCGHNFCKTCITEHWNVNLQCQCPVCKDVFDRRPDLRVNTFISEMAAQFRQSAVKKTSSCSEQQCTNTGEVLCDICTETKLKAVKSCLVCLTSYCETHLEPHQRITGLKRHKLIDPVENLEDRMCKKHDRPLELFCKTDQMCVCQFCTESDHKSHVFAPVIEEYEGKKVELGETEAGIQKMIQERRLKIQQIKQSVKISKEDADRETAASVQVFTALIQSVERGLVQLIDMIEEKQKTTEKQAEGFVKELEEEISELMKRSAEVEQLSHTEDHLQFLQSFSSLNPAPPTKDWTEVRVHSSYEGTVRRAVAQLEETLSKEMEKLCADVELKRVQQFAVDVTLDPETAHVALILSDDGKQVTCGYVKKNLPDNPERFSCCRCVLGKQSFSSGRFYYEVQVKGKTAWDFGVVRESINRKGQIIGSPNNGIWAIWLRNGNEYKALTGPPVLLSLKSKPQKVGVFVDYEEGLVSFYDVDAATLIYSFTDCNFTEKLYLMFSPCNNNGGKNSAPLIISPVSHTD